From the Paenibacillus sp. MMS20-IR301 genome, the window GTGGCTCGGCAGCGAGGAACGCGCCGACAAGGCAATGCGCACCGCGGAGAAGCTCGGGCTCGAAGCGGCTGCTTATCTTGAGGACAGCTTCGGCGCACTGTGCGAGCTGGCCCTCGACCTCGCGATCGACCGCGAGGGCCGGATCTACGTGCTGGAGGTCAACCCCAAGCCTGCACGCGAGGTGTTCGCCCGCTCTGGCGACAGCGCCACCTACCGCAAGGCGCTGATACGCCCGCTGGAGTACGCCATGTGGGTGTATAAGAACAAGAATACGCCGAGTGCGGCGAAGACGACCGAGGAATAGCGGGGAGCTTTGCAGTACTCAAAATCACCCTGCGGGCCACGCGAACTCAGCTGCTTCCGTTACGATTAACTTAGCTGCTGCTCGCTGGTCTGGCTAGGTTTTCCTTTGTACGTGCAGCTGCTTTAATGGGCTGGCTGACGTTGACCCCTTGGCCGGCCCCTCTGGGGATTTAAGTGGAAAAACGTATCTTAATTTCATTATTTTTGCTTGTTTTGGGATTTTAGTTGGATAAACGTCACTTATTTACTCACCTTTTCTCTATTCGGGCCGGTTTCCCGCAAATTAAGTGCTCTTTTTCCAACTACGGTTTGCTTGTTCCTCCTCTTGGTCTTTAAGAAGTGGACAAAATCCACTTATTTCAGGAAAGCCGGAGATGCAGAATCTGGGGAATGCTCTTCCAGGTAACTTTAGCCGTCACTCATCTGCAAAATTTCCTTTATATGAATAAAAAATCCTCTCCGCTGCTATCGGAGGGGTATTTGTTCGTTGTAATCCAAGCACTGTTAAAACTAACGCAACCTCCTCAACCCCATTAGAGAACTTTGCAATCACCGGATGCCTGTACAGCAGAACAGCCAAAGCGCCTAGGAAGCTCAGCGGCATAACTGCCCGGATACTTACTAGCCGTATGCTCGCTGCCTGGATGCTGCGGATACTCGCCGCCCGCAGCATCATCCCAATTTCAGTATACACATTGTGCAACGAGTTTGCTTATCGTATACTTTGAGCAAGGGGGAGATGAAATGAGAAAAATCAGGAAATTTACAATTTACACAGGTATCGGCTTACTGAGCCTTATCTTGATTGCTGTCGCTGCGGTCAGCGCTTTCGTAATCAAACGACCAGCGACCACTACTCCTGTTATTACGGAAGTGAAGCCTTACGAGTGGAATAAGGTCAAGCTTAGCGGCAACGCCATTTCAAGCGACGGATCGGAGTATTTCCTGTGGAATAAGACAGGTGAATCTGATAACTGGATTATTTTCTTCTCCGGCGGCGGAGCCAGCTGGGATGCGCAAAGTGCCGCACACCCGATCAAGCTCATGAATTTCTTCAAAGGCGGAGATACAGGCAACTATTTCCCGGACATTCCCTTTTATATGCTGACCCTGCTGCGGGGCATGATGGACACGGATAATCCGGACAATCCTTTTCATGGCTGGAATGTAGTCTATCTCCCCTATTCAACCGGTGACTTCCATATCGGCAACCGTACGGCCCAGTATACCAAGGATGACGGCAGCCCCTTCACTATGCGTTATAACGGAAGCAATAATGTGCGAAGCGCCCTTGAGTGGATATATTCGAACGTGGATAAACCGGATAAACTGCTGATTGCGGGCGAAAGCGCCGGCGGGTTCGGGTCTGCCTTCTGGGCTCCACAGATCGCTGCTCATTACGAAGACTCCGAAATCTTTCAATACTCTGACAGCTCTTTCCTGAGATCAGATAAGTGGCCAGCGGTTATTAATGAGGAATGGCAAGCAGATTTCGTGAAAAACTTCGGATATGCCCCTGAGGCGGATATCATCGGTGCAGCTTTCAAAGCGAACGGACGCCTGCTGCCGGCGGGTACCATTCAATTGCAGTCCTACTCCGTATTTGACGAGATTCTGATCCACTTCCAGAACAATATTAACGACTATAAGGGGCCGAGGGATCGAAGTGTGATCAATGAATGGTCTCAGGAATTACGGCAATCGGTATCTTCATTAGCTGCTGCCTTGCCTAATTACTATTACTATCTGACCGACTACGGGCTGAATGCGGATAGCGGTACAACCCCGCACACTTTTGCCACCCGCGGGACCTTTTTCGAGGCAGAACAGGACGGCGTGAAGCTGCTGCAATGGCTGGGCGCTGCGGTCAACCAACAGAAACCCTACTCAGTGGGCAGCGAGTTCCTTATGGACCCGGGGCCAGCCCAGCAATAATTCACTAAGCAGCAGATATCTTGCCCAGGATAGGAGAAGGTACCATTGAATTTACGTGAAAAACAGATGCAGCTGACAAGGCAGATCATTAAAGATACAGCGCTGGGCTTGTTCTGTTCTCAAGGGATTGAGCGTACAGACCTGTCACAGATTGCGCAGACGGCTGGCGTCTCCCGGCGCACCTTGTATCATCATTATAAAGACAAGGAAGATTTAGCGGCCCAGCTCTATGTCGAGAATCTCGAGCAGATGTTTGGACAGCTGCTGTTTGATTTTGATTTCGGGCAGCCGCTGCAGTCACTGGAGAACATTCTGGATAAATATCTGGCGTTGCGGGAACATCAGGAGTCACTGATTTACTATGATGCTATTTTTGGCGTCTATTGCAGCACCCTGTCCAGGAATCCTGCAGAGCTGCCTGATTTCAAGCGGGCTATGGAGGTCTGGTATACACGTTTTGTGCGTATGGAGACAACAGTCTCAGCAGCCCCGGAGGAAGTCAATCACTGGCTGGATATTCTGCAGAAATCCACCCACTTGTACTTTATGTATTTGCAAAAAGCCGTAATCATCACGCATCAGCGCGGTGGACTGGTTACCGAAGAGGACCGGGCAGCGGACCGGCAGTTTAAGGATTTCATCATATCAGGCGTGCGGAGCTCCTGTGATCACAAGGCCCGGTAAACACATATTGCTCTTCACTCTTTTCTCTTTGCTTATGACTCGAAAATCCTGCAAGAAATACAACAATCCCCGCACGAAATCGGCCAAAACCGCAAATTGTTGTACAAAAGGCAGCACTCTCCTTCCGCCAACCCGCTTTTCGGAAAAGATGCTGCACCCCGTACAACAATTTGCTCAAACACCCCCTTTTATGTGAGCACAAATTGCATTTTATACAACAATCCTGACTTCACTCCCTTTAGAGCCGAAGCCGGCCAACTTAAGCAGCATAACTCACACAAATTTATCGGACAATCCCTCCACCGGCGCGTAATAGCAAATGTATGAATTGCAGGTTACTGGACGGAGCTGACCTTTACGGACGAGCTCTTGCAGCTGTTTGCGGGCTGTACGGAAATTCATTTTGTAGTGCAGCATTACATCCTTGGGACGCAGCCCCTTCTCCTGGCTCCAGGCTAATTTAATCAGTTCCCGTTCCTGGGGTGAGAGCGATTCCCGGGGCGGGGTTCGGATCAGCGAAGGGGCAATAACCATTTGCAGCAGCATGCGGCAGATTTCCGGGCGGTTTTGCACATCATCGAAGGAGAAATGAATAATCGTCCAGCCCAGCCCGCTCAAAAATGTATCCCTGTTTAGGGAATAGCTGAACCGCTCACGGTCCATATCCTTCACATGGCTCTGATACCCGTCACATTCCAAGCCGAACCGCCCGTAAGGCGGCAGAAACGCGAAATCAAGAAATTGTGACTTACGGTTCCAGTCGTAGACTTCGTATTCAGGATGCAGGTGATCCAGATTGCCAAACAGCGGCCACCAGACATTTTGCAGCAGCAGCTTCCGCATACTGATGCCCCCGTGCTAGCCGGCCCCGGCGCTCCCCCGTTCTCACCGACAAATGCTGATTCAACAGCCACTGATGCACCTGTTCAAAATCCATAAATATTCCTCCCTCTCTCGCTTACGCAAAAAAAAGAACGCCCCTCTGCCAGTCAGCAGCTTGGGACGTTCTTCGTCTGAGTTCATTATACGCCGGCTCAGCGGGTGCGGCAATAGTATCGTATACCAAATTGAAATCAATTCTTTTTCCATACTCGTACATTAACGAGATAATACAAGCTCATAATCAATTGGATGATTATTATAGCCGCCGAAAGCAGGTAAATTATTTCCACCGCATATCTGGGTATTTCCCAAGAAATAATTCCCTCATCCTCACCGCCGCCTCCAGCAGTCTGCATTTCCACGAAAAGAAACAAGAGCAAACTGCCTGGAATGACCGTAAACAAAAACCAGGTGATTTCATCCCCCATCCTCTTCACGCTAATAAACAATAAACCATTAATCAAACACATGGTAAGGGGAAGAGCATACGTCTCACACAGCAAAAGGATTAACTCTGCTCCCCTTCCTCCTTCTATTCTTATTCCAAGAAAATAGATTAAGATCAGGTGTATTGCAATCGCTGCTAGTATGTACAGAAATGCCCGGAGCATGGACTTATTATTCATGCCTTGTCTCTCTCGTCACTTTCATGATCCACATTGCAAACATTAAGATGACCTGGATGACAGAATAGACTAACGGGAAAAACAGCATCAACTCAAAAGATGGCGGTGGAAAATCCCAGGTGATAAAAGCGGATTCGCTCGGCTCAGCCCCCGCCTGCTCTTTCAGTTCATAAAGAATTGCCGCACTAGGAAGAAAACTGGTTATGAACCAAACCAGATTGTACCTGATCTTCTTCGTCTTTATAGCCATCACACAGGTTGCAGACGCAAGAACTACCGGACAGCAATATGTGACTAATACATCGTATATACCTACATCGTCCCACTTTACCGGCTTTAGGTTCAGATACAGAATTAGAGCCAGATGGAAAAGCACAGCCAATGCGACTTGCACTACAACCTGCGCTATTCTTTTAATACCAAGAGGTATCCTTTCAGGCATATTGTTCTTCACCTCCAGAGTAATTGGGCAAGTATTAATAAGAGCACGAAGGCACTGTAACAGGCCAGAAGCAACAGGCGCAAACTTCGCTCTGTCTGGAACGCATTTAAGAAAAAAAACCTGCAAGCTCGTTCCCCTTAAGGCGCTTGAGGCATCAAAAAAACAGACTTATGCTTATGTTTCGTTCCTTAAGGTGGATTTTGCTACTCTACCCGGCAGCTCAACTATCAGGTCCGGATTGAATTTTTTTCCTTTATCCCTAATTATCGGATGCATCCTTCAATTTGTGTAGATCATTAGATAGGCAAATCAGGGCCACACATTGGACAGGTGGTTCTGATTTTAATCCAGTTGTCCATAGCCCTGCTATCCCGCCATTTAGGTGCAATATTTCTAGCATTCCATCCATGATCTGTTAGATGCATTGGTATAGTGTCATTTAAGGTATAAAAGTAAAGCATTGACATGAGTGCAGAGCATTCGAGAAGTATCATTGGATTATTATTTCTTTCACAGCTTTTAATTCTTTTCTACTGTACTTTCCATCTTCAAGGGGTTCGTATATAGTAATTAAAATTTAAATTTCATAGTTACCTTTGAATAACTCCGACTCATCATCATATTCGGCCACATTTACCTTTGTCCGTTAAATGCTATTCTGACTTCACCGCTAACAGGCATATCTGCCCATTCAATGCTCTGCGGACAAGCTTTGGATATGTAGGGATGCTAGCGTACGCCTGTGTTACTGGATTTTCACCATGAACAGCAGTAATCATCAAAAAATTCGGGAATAACAGCGCCAGAAGTCTCACCTTTCAGCGAAAAATCATGTACAATGAGCTGCCGCGCAGGTAAATGGGTTGAATGGGCCCTCCGTTAAGAAAAGCAGCCAGCCACGCAGCGGTTGCTCAAGTGACTAGCTTAGCGTTACGGACTTGAGAGACGTTAAGCCTGCGGAAAGGTACCTCAGTGTCGGTCTTACGGACTTCAGCGCCGTTATTTCACCGAAAAAGTGGCGTTTGCCCATGTAAAGCGGCGGATAAGGGCCGTGGTGTCCGTAGTCCCGACGAAATGACTTTTTTTGAGCGAATAAGGGCTGTGGTGTCCATAAGCGGCAGAGGTGGGCTATATTTGGTATTCTTCCTCTATAAACTGATCCAACGCCACATTTGGCTTCCTTAGTGGGTGTACAGTAAGCTGCAGCGCGGGTATCGGTGAATATATTAGAATGAATTTCGGCCGTTCAGCAGGAAGTTCATGGGGCATTCTTGTATCCTAAATCAACATATAGCTTTTCAGTTCAAGCTACAAAAAACAAGTCAATCATGGTGGTATCTGACCATAATCGACTTGTTCAATGTAACGCTACAGCGTAATTTAGGTTATAAAATTCAAGCTTTGATGTGCGTACAATCGAGTTTATGAAATCTTTATACGGGTATTACATGGGTTATATGTGTTATTGGTTGAATGTTGGATTCATTCGGCAATGGGTAGCCCCCATTAAAAAATATGCCCAAGGTGTCCTTTATATTGTTCAATTTCCCGCAAGACTTTCTTAATATCCTCGGCTTCTAATTCTTCCTTCAATGGTATTGATGAAATATCACTAATCATATTATTCAATTCATTTCTCACATCTTCTCTAAGATAGCTTTTACCGAGACAAAGAAGAGCAATTGTCAGATAAATAACTAATTTTTCAACGTTACTGTTGACAATTCCACGATGATATTCCACAAGCAATTTTTCCGTTACTTGTGATAATGATAACCCCTCATCTAAAAATTCTTCAAAATCTTCAACAATATATTGCTCAAGTTCCTTATAACCACTTAACATGAGTATCATTCACCTCTCTAATTTTTAAATTCACCTGAGTAGACATTCAATTTGATATTGGGGTACTCTTGTCTGAATTTCATTATGATATCGGAACAACTTCCGCAAGCAGGTAATTCCGTGAATAAATCAATTGTACCCTTAGCTTGCTTGTTATTCCCTAATTGATTTGCTATATCCTCTAGGATTTTTCGCTCTGTGTCATTATCCCTAAGAAAAGCCCCCTCACCGCAAACTTCTCCGGCGAATCAAGCAGATGATCTGCCCGGCCTTTGGCTTCCTTATACATCCCAACGGGAAGATCGCCTGTAATTCCTAACGTCAGCCAATTAAAAAAGTCATAGGGGGAATCTGTAGCTTTATCCGCACGGGCTTTTAACGTATCGACAAAACCTGTTCCCATTTGTTTGAAGCTGTCCAGCGATTTTACAAAGGCATTTTCCGGCTTCTCGGGTGTTACGTCTTTGTCTTCTGCAGCTCTACTAAATAGATTGTAGTTTCCCAAGTGGACTCCTGCCGCAATCATTTGCTTCATTGTAGCATGGATACCAGCCAGCCGCCCCTTCGCCCAGTCGCTCTGCTTCCCATCCTCCATCGCCATCCGCAGCAGCAGTTGATACGCTTCATTATGTACTAGCGGTACTCTTACAGAGGTTATTGACGGATCATAGTCGCACGCCTGAACTGCAGGCTGTTTGAAGTAGACACCCAGATCCTTACCCGCCCGGTACTGGGCCTCATTTACCCCTAACGATTTCAACTTGGTTCGCGCTGCTTCCGCAGTCTCGTGTACCGCATCCATTTGTGCCTGGTTTCCAAACGCCCGGTATACACTAAAGGCCGTCTGCGCCTTGGCGATCCTATCCCTTGCTTCGTAGATATCTTTGAGCTTGCTCTGTGCCGCAATCGAGTCCACAGTCACCAGACCGGACTGCTTAATGATCTCCCTGAGCTTCTGCACTACCGGGTCGCTGTCCAGCTCATCCCTGCCGCTCAAAGCCGCGATTGAAGAAATCAGCCTGGTGGATACCTTCTGTACAAAAGCCGGAATGGTTACTCTTCCCGCGCTTTGAGCGCCTACCCCAAGGCTTTCGAATATTCCGTCAAAAGCGCTGAACTGCAGACTGAGCTGACCCGCCTGTCGCCTGTTCTCATCCAGTACGTCCTGAACTCCCTTCACCGCCACCCGGATGAGGTCCTCAAGCTTCTCCGCCTCTACGGTCAATTCGTTCATCAGCACCTGGGCTTGCTGCATTGTCCCTACCGGCAGTCCGTCCCATTGACTGGCTTGACCCTTCAACTGCAGGTATAGCCGGTTTGTGTCTTCACTCACCCGGCCTATTTTGGTCTGCAGGCGCCTGACTTGATCAACGTCAAACACCATTTTTTGAGCTGACATGCCTTCCCTCCAACCCTATACTTACTTAAAATCCCATTTCAGAAATCTCTTTTCTTTTAATGAAATAGTAAAAAGTCAAAATACACTGTATTACTAAAACGCCTCTAGGAAAAAGCAGGAGCATTTCAAGCCTATTCTTTGGGGAAAAATCAAGTGTAACTATAGCGCCAGACTCACTATCACCCTTGGTTTGCATTATTTTGAAAAACAACAACAGCAAAAAGCTAGAGAGCGCAGTCCCTAAAAACCAGATAACCAGAAGTCTTCTCCTCCCGGTTCTCATGAACAGAAAGATATTAATAAACCCCAATAACAGCGGCAGCCGATACACACTGAATAGAGTTCGTATTATACCCGGGTCCCCTAACTCCATTCTTATCCCAAAAAAATAGATTAAAATCAAATGTAAGCCAACCGCCAGCAACAGATACAGAAACGCCCGGAGCATGGTCTTATTATTCATGCCTTGCCTCTCTCGTCACTTTCATGATCCACATTGCAATCATTAAGATGACCTGGATGAAAGAATAGACTAACGGGAAAAACAGCATCAACTCTAATAAACCCGGTGGAGGATTCCAGATGATAATTGCGGATTCGCTCGGCTCAGCCACTGCCTGCGTTTTCAGATTAAAGAGAATTGCCGCACTAGGAAGAAAACTGGTTATGATCCAAACCAGATTGTACCTGATCTTCTTCGTTTTTATTGCCATCATACACGTTGCAGACACGAGAACGAACGGACAGCAATATGTGACTAATACATCGTATATCCCTACATCATCCCATTTTACCGTCTTTAAGTTCAGATACAGAATCAGAGCCAGATGGAACAGCACAACTAATGCCACTTGCAGTACAATCTGCGCTATTCTTTTAATACCGAGGGGTATCCTTTCAGGCATACTGATCTTCACCTCCCCAGCCAGTGGGCAAGAATGAAAAAGAGCACCAAAGCACTGAAACAGACCAGCAGCAGCAGGTGCAAATTCCGCTCGATTAAGTGTTTGGCAAAGAAAAAGCAGATTACGAGGCACGCCAGCAGGAGAACAAGATAAAACGATAGCTGATTATAGTCCGTAGCTACCGGAAGATCGCCTCCGCCAATAGAAAAAACTATGCCTATAACCAGAAAGTACATCCCCGCTCCCATTACGCCGCTTAACGCAACAAAAATCAGACTGATGATCATTATGTACTCCTTTTTGCGGGAAGACCCGGCTCCCTTAATCACTCCTGCAATATCAGGATCAATTTGAATATTTTCCCTTTACCCCGAATTATCGGCTGCTTCTCATGATTTGTGTATATCAATAAAACAACAAAAAAAGGAGCCGCGATATCCACGGCCCCACTACTCTATTTATCCCTTATTGCACGCCCTTCTTCTGCATATCCTCGAGGTGGCGCTGATACATTACTTTCTCGGCCTTTTCGGCACCAACTTTGTTCATCTGGCTGATGAAGTCGTTGTAGGCATTATCGAAGTCGGCATCGGTTTCAGCCAGGATCAGCTTCGGAATGGTTTTGTTCCAGAGATCCTTCACTTTACCGTTGATTACACCTTCAGGAGAGGATCCGTCCGGCTCCAGGTTATCCATACCCAGGGAATAGCTGTCAAAGTTATACTTCTCCAGCAGCTTGGCTCCGGCGAACTGATCCGGCTGCTGCTCCTGGAAGTCACGGGCAGAGGCATCATCCCACAGCTTGCCGGCACGCATCAGGAGGGTCGAATCGTCGAACCCGTACTGGGCGTTATAAGCGTTGTTGTCGTTGAGCTTCAGATCCATAATCTCCTGCTTGAATTTCGGCAGGCCGTCAACCATATCATAGGTTTCGCCTTCAGTTCCATAACGTGCATCCAGCTGGCCTTCGTCAGACCAGGCGTATTCGGCAAAGCGGATAATGCGTTCGGGATTCTTGGCATTTTTGGTGATGAAGAAGCCCTGCCAGCCCATCAGACGGGAAGCGGCATATCTCGGATCCTGGCCGTTCGCCTGGAGTCCGCCGATAATCGTGTATTTATGGTCAGCGCCCAATGTGCTTTCAATCTTCGGATTGTACTGGGTATACATATTAGACATGTACTGCGAAGCTGCTGCATATTGCGCGCCGTACAGCTTCTCTTCATATTGCTCCTGCTTGTAGATCAGCAGCTGTGAATCGAATAGCCCGTTGCGGTACAGCTGGTTCATGTAGCGGAAGGAATCGATGAAGCCTTTATTCCGCATCGGGTACTCAACTGTCTGTGTATCATCCTTGATCCGTTCCTCCAGCAGCTGCGGAGAGAAGGAGCTGATCAGGAAGTTCATCGACAGACTGCCGCCGAAGCCGTTCTTGGCTACATCAAAGTTCTCAACACCCACCGGGCTGACATCCGGGAATTTCTCTTTGGCCAGCTTGAGGGCGTTCATCAGATCATCGGTTGTTTTCAGCTCAGGACTGCCGATCGCCTTATAAATATCTTCGCGGAAGAACCACGGGCGGATAGGTGTAATCGGCACACCGCTGGTCAGTCTGTCAGCGGTTTCAAACAGGTTCGGCAAATACCAGAGCTTGCCGTTGACGGAGTGATATTTGACCATATCCGGGTCGAGCATGGACTTCAGCTCGGGCGCATATTTGTCCA encodes:
- a CDS encoding pectin acetylesterase-family hydrolase, encoding MRKIRKFTIYTGIGLLSLILIAVAAVSAFVIKRPATTTPVITEVKPYEWNKVKLSGNAISSDGSEYFLWNKTGESDNWIIFFSGGGASWDAQSAAHPIKLMNFFKGGDTGNYFPDIPFYMLTLLRGMMDTDNPDNPFHGWNVVYLPYSTGDFHIGNRTAQYTKDDGSPFTMRYNGSNNVRSALEWIYSNVDKPDKLLIAGESAGGFGSAFWAPQIAAHYEDSEIFQYSDSSFLRSDKWPAVINEEWQADFVKNFGYAPEADIIGAAFKANGRLLPAGTIQLQSYSVFDEILIHFQNNINDYKGPRDRSVINEWSQELRQSVSSLAAALPNYYYYLTDYGLNADSGTTPHTFATRGTFFEAEQDGVKLLQWLGAAVNQQKPYSVGSEFLMDPGPAQQ
- a CDS encoding TetR family transcriptional regulator, which gives rise to MNLREKQMQLTRQIIKDTALGLFCSQGIERTDLSQIAQTAGVSRRTLYHHYKDKEDLAAQLYVENLEQMFGQLLFDFDFGQPLQSLENILDKYLALREHQESLIYYDAIFGVYCSTLSRNPAELPDFKRAMEVWYTRFVRMETTVSAAPEEVNHWLDILQKSTHLYFMYLQKAVIITHQRGGLVTEEDRAADRQFKDFIISGVRSSCDHKAR
- a CDS encoding deaminase domain-containing protein; amino-acid sequence: MLEDIANQLGNNKQAKGTIDLFTELPACGSCSDIIMKFRQEYPNIKLNVYSGEFKN
- a CDS encoding extracellular solute-binding protein: MRKNGAKGMAAALLVFTMLAGCSSNNTGNTANGTSDNNGAANTPAATASAEPANAGTETGGKESWKQDTSPFTFSQYFYGNWASAYLWKDQYAMKLATDKTGVKIDRKLATGNDDDYLNTMIASGDLPDTIMLDWNNPAVSKLINNGMVYSMDELMDKYAPELKSMLDPDMVKYHSVNGKLWYLPNLFETADRLTSGVPITPIRPWFFREDIYKAIGSPELKTTDDLMNALKLAKEKFPDVSPVGVENFDVAKNGFGGSLSMNFLISSFSPQLLEERIKDDTQTVEYPMRNKGFIDSFRYMNQLYRNGLFDSQLLIYKQEQYEEKLYGAQYAAASQYMSNMYTQYNPKIESTLGADHKYTIIGGLQANGQDPRYAASRLMGWQGFFITKNAKNPERIIRFAEYAWSDEGQLDARYGTEGETYDMVDGLPKFKQEIMDLKLNDNNAYNAQYGFDDSTLLMRAGKLWDDASARDFQEQQPDQFAGAKLLEKYNFDSYSLGMDNLEPDGSSPEGVINGKVKDLWNKTIPKLILAETDADFDNAYNDFISQMNKVGAEKAEKVMYQRHLEDMQKKGVQ